A single genomic interval of Armigeres subalbatus isolate Guangzhou_Male chromosome 1, GZ_Asu_2, whole genome shotgun sequence harbors:
- the LOC134205074 gene encoding sphingosine-1-phosphate lyase, with product MLKAHLQLVTAPVDRAFAGKAPWQIVAITTSSVLGVIWLWELLSEDESLYSRLKRRFFRLARLVPSVRQKIDTEIAKINASFTKDAAQYGQFTTVLPQDGLRSEQILEKVDEYLALGHYQWKEGFISGAVYYFNPELVKLVTEVYGKASYTNPLHVDVFPGICKMEAEVIRMTATLFNGSAKACGTMTTGGTESIMMACKAYRDYGRDVKGITKPNIVLPVTAHTAFDKSAKYFSMFSKTVKVDPVTRKVDIEAMERAINGNTVMLVGSAPNYPYGTMDDIEAIAKLGKKYNIPVHVDACLGGFLIIFMKRAGYHVPPFDFSVDGVTSISADTHKYGFSPKGSSVILYSEKKYRHYQYTVTTEWPGGVYGSPTVNGSRAGGIIAATWATMMNFGLDGYVEATKRIIDTSRYIETQLRTIDNIFIFGTPATSVVAIGSKDFDIFRLSAELSTLGWNLNSLQFPSGIHICVTHMHTRDGIADKFVNDVRTKVALVMKNPEKPVEGKMAIYGVAQTVPDREVIGDFTKCFIDSMYYTPESE from the exons GTCTTTATTCTCGCCTGAAGCGACGATTTTTCCGACTAGCGCGCCTGGTTCCTTCGGTTCGTCAGAAAATCGACACAGAAATAGCCAAAATAAATGCTAGTTTCACAAAGGACGCTGCCCAGTATGGGCAGTTTACCACTGTCCTACCACAAGATGGGCTCCGATCAGAACAAATCTTGGAAAAAGTCGACGAATACCTTGCGCTTGGTCACTACCAATGGAAGGAAGGCTTTATTTCAGGGGCGGTATATTATTTCAATCCGGAACTGGTAAAACTGGTAACGGAAGTGTATGGAAAGGCTTCCTACACGAACCCCCTGCATGTGGATGTATTTCCCGGTATTTGCAAAATGGAAGCCGAGGTGATACGCATGACAGCTACGCTGTTCAATGGTAGTGCAAAGGCATGTGGAACCATGACCACTGGGGGAACGGAATCTATTATGATGGCTTGCAAAGCGTACCGGGACTACGGGCGAGACGTGAAAGGCATCACGAAACCCAACATCGTTTTACCAGTAACAGCTCATACTGCCTTCGATAAGTCAGCTAAgtatttttcgatgttttccaAAACAGTGAAAGTCGATCCTGTAACCAGAAAAGTTGATATTGAGGCTATGGAACGGGCCATCAATGGTAATACAGTTATGTTGGTCGGCTCAGCTCCTAACTACCCATATGGTACCATGGATGATATCGAGGCGATCGCCAAGCTTGGCAAGAAATACAACATCCCAGTTCACGTGGACGCCTGCCTGGGCGGATTTTTAATAATCTTCATGAAACGAGCTGGTTATCACGTTCCACCGTTTGATTTCAGCGTAGATGGAGTTACTAGTATTTCCGCGGATACTCACAAA tATGGCTTCAGTCCCAAGGGATCGTCGGTGATTTTGTACTCGGAGAAAAAGTATCGTCACTATCAGTACACGGTGACGACAGAATGGCCTGGAGGGGTCTACGGTTCGCCGACAGTCAATGGATCTCGTGCCGGTGGAATTATTGCAGCTACTTGGGCCACTATGATGAATTTTGGCCTGGATGGTTATGTAGAAGCCACTAAACGGATAATTGACACTTCCAGATACATTGAAACACA GCTCCGaacaattgataatatttttatCTTCGGTACTCCAGCCACTAGCGTGGTTGCTATTGGATCAAAGGACTTCGATATTTTCCGTCTATCTGCTGAATTAAGTACTCTAGGATGGAATCTGAATTCTCTGCAGTTCCCTTCGGG GATTCACATATGTGTAACGCACATGCACACCCGAGACGGAATTGCGGATAAGTTTGTCAATGATGTTCGAACAAAGGTCGCCCTGGTTATGAAAAATCCCGAAAAGCCAGTTGAAGGGAAAATGGCTATCTATGGGGTAGCGCAGACTGTGCCGGATCGGGAAGTGATCGGAGATTTCACCAAATGTTTTATTGACTCAATGTACTATACACCAGAGAGCGAATGA